A genome region from Bacillaceae bacterium IKA-2 includes the following:
- a CDS encoding VOC family protein: protein MNRLNIITLGTKNIVKSHEFFKILGFDTSIRGTESSPDIIFFRNEGTRIALYPLEELAKDVNQDKPPVIVNGFAGITLAFNAKSKEEVDEVIKKAALAGAIIKKEPQKTDWGGYGGYFTDLDGYYWEVAYGEFWKFDESNMLVIDDE, encoded by the coding sequence ACAGATTAAACATTATAACACTTGGAACAAAAAACATTGTAAAGTCTCATGAGTTTTTCAAAATTCTAGGATTTGACACTTCAATTAGAGGAACAGAGTCTAGTCCTGATATCATTTTCTTTAGAAATGAAGGTACACGAATCGCTCTGTATCCATTAGAAGAGTTAGCTAAAGATGTAAATCAAGATAAACCACCAGTAATAGTAAATGGCTTTGCAGGGATAACTTTAGCATTTAACGCAAAATCAAAAGAGGAAGTTGATGAAGTAATAAAAAAGGCCGCTCTAGCAGGTGCTATCATTAAAAAAGAACCTCAAAAAACAGACTGGGGCGGTTATGGTGGTTACTTTACAGACCTTGATGGTTACTATTGGGAAGTTGCCTACGGAGAATTTTGGAAATTTGACGAATCAAATATGTTAGTTATTGATGACGAATAA
- a CDS encoding redoxin domain-containing protein gives MPQGATETSTLKIGDQAPDFTVKAHGDRMVSLKDYHGKKNVFICFYPLDWTPVUGAQMPSYEDDLSRFEEFDTQVLGISVDSVHSHDAWAKSLGEISYPLGSDFYPHGQVSESFGVLRTNKDEPAYGASERALFIIDKEGIVRFIDVHPIGKQPDNEELFDVLRKM, from the coding sequence ATGCCACAAGGAGCAACTGAAACAAGTACTCTAAAAATTGGCGATCAAGCGCCTGATTTTACGGTAAAAGCTCATGGTGACCGGATGGTGTCATTAAAAGACTATCACGGCAAAAAGAATGTTTTTATTTGTTTTTACCCTCTAGATTGGACACCTGTCTGAGGCGCACAAATGCCTTCTTACGAGGATGATCTTTCTCGTTTTGAAGAATTTGATACCCAAGTCTTGGGTATAAGTGTTGACAGTGTTCACAGTCATGATGCATGGGCGAAATCGCTTGGTGAGATTTCCTATCCGCTAGGTTCAGATTTCTATCCACATGGACAAGTATCAGAAAGTTTTGGTGTTTTGCGAACAAATAAAGATGAACCTGCTTATGGTGCCTCTGAACGCGCCTTATTTATCATTGATAAAGAAGGGATCGTTCGCTTTATAGATGTCCATCCAATTGGAAAGCAACCAGATAACGAGGAACTATTTGACGTTTTGCGTAAAATGTAA
- a CDS encoding glycine/sarcosine/betaine reductase selenoprotein B family protein — protein sequence MELSRKAIPYTPNLKQLNEMTIMIVSTSGVHLNDQEAYNTDPSVGDATFRIIPGDVEAKQLTVTHSAPKDHYNTDFPKEDINCVFPIDRLREMVDNGDLGGVAEKHITMMGYSMRLNKINKETIPALVKEVVRSKADAVLLTAG from the coding sequence ATGGAACTTTCTCGAAAAGCCATACCATATACACCTAATTTAAAACAACTAAACGAAATGACCATTATGATTGTTTCAACTTCCGGAGTGCACCTAAATGATCAAGAGGCGTATAACACAGACCCATCAGTAGGCGATGCGACCTTTCGGATCATTCCAGGCGATGTTGAAGCAAAACAATTAACGGTGACTCATTCTGCTCCAAAAGATCACTATAATACAGATTTTCCAAAAGAGGATATCAACTGTGTATTCCCAATTGATCGTTTAAGAGAAATGGTCGACAATGGTGATCTTGGTGGAGTCGCTGAGAAACACATTACGATGATGGGTTATTCGATGCGATTAAACAAAATTAATAAAGAAACAATCCCGGCGCTTGTTAAAGAAGTCGTTCGCTCAAAAGCAGACGCTGTCTTGTTAACAGCAGGCTGA
- a CDS encoding DUF420 domain-containing protein → MKQRNYTPLIIIISVAIIALIALLSSIPKIEVELGFDVKILPLMNAIFNSFTFLFLVAALIAILKKKVKLHQTFIFAAFGTTALFLVTYVAHHALSDSTTFGGEGMIQSIYYFILLTHIILAALIVPLALVTLARGLNRQDEKHKKIARWTMPIWLYVSLTGVLVYLMISPYY, encoded by the coding sequence ATAAAACAGAGGAACTACACACCACTAATAATTATTATCAGCGTTGCTATTATTGCCTTAATTGCACTATTGTCATCGATCCCAAAAATTGAAGTAGAACTAGGCTTTGATGTGAAAATATTACCTTTGATGAACGCGATCTTTAATTCGTTTACATTTTTATTTCTAGTCGCAGCACTTATAGCGATTTTAAAGAAAAAGGTCAAACTCCATCAGACGTTTATTTTTGCAGCATTTGGAACAACGGCCTTGTTTCTAGTCACTTATGTTGCCCACCATGCTCTTTCTGATTCAACGACTTTTGGTGGTGAAGGAATGATTCAATCTATCTATTATTTTATCTTGCTAACTCATATTATTTTAGCAGCGCTCATCGTCCCCTTAGCATTAGTAACATTAGCAAGAGGATTAAACAGACAAGATGAGAAGCACAAAAAAATTGCTCGTTGGACTATGCCGATATGGTTATATGTCAGTTTAACAGGTGTACTTGTGTATCTTATGATATCACCTTACTATTAG
- a CDS encoding cytochrome C oxidase subunit II — protein MKKLLTLMMTVTVVAVLAACGGNENAEPATEEAPVEVDAEAGNEAGNEAEAEAGHKEFTVTATNFEFTSDIELVVNKGDLVTIHVTNEEGVHGIAIEEFDAVGGPGETIEFEATEAGTFELVCSVQCGEGHDDMKTSLVVLD, from the coding sequence ATGAAAAAATTATTAACATTAATGATGACAGTTACAGTTGTTGCAGTATTAGCCGCTTGTGGTGGAAACGAAAATGCAGAACCAGCAACAGAAGAAGCTCCAGTTGAAGTTGATGCTGAAGCAGGAAATGAAGCAGGAAATGAAGCTGAAGCTGAAGCAGGTCACAAGGAATTTACAGTTACAGCGACAAACTTTGAATTTACTTCTGACATTGAACTAGTAGTAAATAAAGGTGACCTAGTAACTATTCACGTTACTAACGAAGAAGGCGTTCATGGTATTGCTATTGAAGAATTCGATGCAGTAGGCGGACCTGGTGAAACAATAGAGTTTGAAGCAACAGAGGCAGGAACATTTGAACTTGTATGTTCTGTCCAATGTGGCGAAGGACATGATGACATGAAAACTAGCTTAGTAGTACTAGATTAA
- a CDS encoding ASCH domain-containing protein: MTKLTELEKLPAKTCEIDRLITGDEDIEKVLAGTKTAVRRNGRYADIGETMVLKGKTFKVDNVFRQNLGDLTDEMANQEGYPTLEEYKNSILSMHKGMPWLPHMKVWVHEFSLVKA, from the coding sequence ATGACGAAATTGACTGAACTTGAAAAATTGCCTGCAAAAACTTGTGAAATTGACCGCTTAATTACTGGTGATGAGGATATTGAAAAAGTCCTTGCTGGAACAAAAACTGCAGTACGACGTAATGGAAGATACGCTGATATCGGTGAAACTATGGTTTTAAAAGGAAAGACATTTAAAGTTGACAATGTTTTCCGACAAAACCTTGGTGATTTAACAGACGAAATGGCAAATCAAGAAGGATATCCAACTTTAGAAGAATACAAAAACTCAATTTTATCAATGCATAAAGGCATGCCATGGCTGCCACATATGAAGGTTTGGGTTCATGAATTTAGCCTAGTTAAAGCTTAG
- the dapA gene encoding 4-hydroxy-tetrahydrodipicolinate synthase translates to MYLGQLLTAMVTPFDQDENVDFQATKLLVNYLLANGTEGIVVAGTTGESPTLSTEEKKALFECVVETVDGRVPVIAGTGSNNTSESIQLTKIAQAAGVNGIMLVTPYYNKPNQEGMYLHFKTIAESTCLPVMLYNIPGRSIVNMAVETIVRLAEIDNIVALKEANGDLESMANIIQNTPDDFLVYSGDDSLTLPLLAIGGHGVVSVSSHIIGNEMKNMITAFQNGNVQYAAQMHRDLLPIIRAMFIAPNPAPVKAALEMVGQQVGSVRLPLVPLTEIEAQLVYTTLQPKLFSSAV, encoded by the coding sequence ATGTATTTAGGACAATTATTAACGGCAATGGTAACACCATTTGACCAAGATGAAAATGTCGATTTTCAAGCAACAAAATTATTGGTAAATTATTTACTTGCAAATGGAACAGAAGGAATCGTTGTTGCAGGAACAACAGGTGAATCGCCAACTTTATCTACTGAAGAAAAAAAGGCCCTGTTTGAATGTGTTGTAGAAACGGTGGACGGTCGCGTTCCAGTTATCGCTGGTACAGGATCAAACAATACATCTGAATCGATTCAGTTAACTAAGATCGCTCAAGCAGCTGGTGTTAACGGAATTATGTTAGTAACACCTTATTATAATAAACCGAATCAAGAAGGTATGTATCTTCACTTCAAAACAATTGCTGAATCAACTTGTTTGCCAGTAATGTTATATAATATCCCAGGGCGCAGTATTGTCAATATGGCAGTAGAAACAATTGTTCGCTTAGCGGAAATTGATAATATTGTGGCTCTAAAAGAAGCTAATGGTGACTTAGAATCAATGGCCAATATTATTCAAAATACTCCAGATGACTTCCTTGTTTATAGTGGAGATGACAGTCTTACTTTACCGTTATTAGCCATTGGTGGACATGGGGTTGTCTCTGTTTCATCTCATATTATTGGTAATGAAATGAAAAATATGATTACCGCTTTTCAAAATGGTAATGTTCAATACGCAGCACAAATGCATCGCGATTTATTACCTATCATAAGGGCCATGTTTATTGCTCCTAATCCGGCACCTGTAAAAGCAGCATTAGAAATGGTCGGTCAGCAAGTAGGTTCAGTAAGATTACCTTTAGTGCCCTTAACTGAAATAGAAGCACAACTGGTGTATACAACACTTCAACCGAAGCTTTTCTCTTCGGCAGTTTAA
- a CDS encoding alpha/beta hydrolase encodes MLVHGFKKSSKDMQPLLDNLKLLGHECFLIDLPITYEKFDVAASLLGDFLEEMIKTHLSDGEKIHFVGHSTGGLVIRKMLSETKFVNKIGRCVLIATPNKGSKLANIASKLPLYGQIYKTLGSISYKYIEQMDIKDKPSIEIGAIAGNSSNLFLGHLINEESDGRVEVKSVDLPNFTDFIVLAFGHKEIHNQKETAKLVEMFLEKGKFK; translated from the coding sequence ATTTTAGTCCATGGATTTAAAAAAAGTAGTAAAGATATGCAACCGTTACTAGACAATTTAAAGTTACTTGGTCACGAATGTTTTCTTATCGATTTACCGATTACATATGAAAAATTTGATGTAGCAGCGTCTTTATTGGGCGATTTTTTAGAAGAAATGATTAAAACTCATTTAAGCGACGGGGAAAAAATTCATTTTGTCGGCCACAGTACAGGCGGTTTAGTGATAAGAAAAATGCTTTCAGAAACAAAATTTGTTAATAAAATTGGCAGATGTGTGCTGATCGCTACACCGAATAAGGGGAGTAAATTAGCAAACATCGCAAGTAAATTACCCCTATATGGACAAATTTACAAAACATTGGGCTCAATCAGCTACAAGTACATAGAACAAATGGATATTAAAGACAAGCCTTCAATAGAAATTGGTGCAATTGCTGGAAACTCGTCAAATTTATTTTTGGGGCATCTGATTAATGAGGAAAGTGATGGCAGGGTTGAAGTGAAATCTGTTGATTTACCAAATTTTACTGACTTCATTGTCTTAGCTTTTGGACATAAAGAGATCCACAACCAAAAGGAAACAGCAAAATTAGTTGAAATGTTTCTGGAAAAAGGTAAGTTTAAATGA
- the pckA gene encoding phosphoenolpyruvate carboxykinase (ATP) has product MKKVSHISLEKVLKSTSVHYNLSVPQLVEVAIKRGEGTLTNTGALRVTTGKYTGRSPNDKYIVNEPTTSEKIAWGSVNQPFEQEKFSVLYNDVLHYLSNKELFVFNGYAGTDANYSLPISVINEYAWHNLFAHQLFLRQTEEELKHHHSDFTIVSAPGFRANPVVHGTKSETFIIVNYEKRIVLIGGTEYAGEMKKSIFSIMNTILPEKNVLPMHCSANIGKEGDVALLFGLSGTGKTTLSADPNRYLIGDDEHGWSEVGVFNFEGGCYAKCIHLSIETEPQIFKSIRFGAILENAILDEGTRQPDYDDKSLTENTRTAYPIEHIENAVIPSMAGHPNVIIFLTADAFGVLPPISKLTKEQAMYHFLSGYTSKLAGTERGVTKPVATFSTCFGAPFLPLQPSVYARLLGEKIEKFNTNVFLVNTGWSGGPYGIGKRMDLGLTRTMITAAITGELDKVAFIPDPIFGMFVPQYCPGVPKIVLNPRNTWENKNAYDKQANELAERFKKNFEKLTNNDPDVKAISVSK; this is encoded by the coding sequence ATGAAAAAGGTCAGTCATATCTCTCTGGAAAAAGTATTAAAGAGCACGAGTGTCCATTATAATTTGTCTGTGCCACAACTTGTGGAAGTAGCCATAAAACGCGGGGAGGGGACACTAACAAATACTGGTGCTTTAAGGGTAACTACAGGGAAGTATACAGGGCGATCACCGAATGATAAATATATTGTAAATGAACCTACAACTTCTGAAAAAATTGCTTGGGGTAGTGTAAACCAGCCATTTGAACAAGAAAAATTTTCTGTTTTATATAACGATGTACTGCATTATTTAAGTAATAAAGAATTGTTTGTATTTAATGGATATGCGGGTACTGATGCTAACTATAGCTTACCAATTTCCGTTATTAATGAATACGCATGGCACAACTTATTTGCTCACCAGCTATTTTTACGCCAGACTGAAGAAGAGTTAAAACATCATCATTCAGATTTTACGATAGTGTCTGCTCCAGGATTCCGAGCTAATCCAGTTGTACACGGTACGAAATCGGAAACTTTTATTATTGTAAACTACGAAAAACGTATTGTCCTTATTGGTGGAACAGAATATGCGGGTGAAATGAAAAAATCGATTTTTAGCATTATGAATACGATACTCCCAGAAAAAAATGTTCTTCCAATGCATTGCTCTGCAAACATTGGTAAGGAAGGCGATGTAGCTTTATTATTCGGACTTTCTGGAACGGGAAAAACAACTTTATCAGCTGATCCTAATCGTTATTTGATTGGTGATGATGAACACGGCTGGAGTGAAGTTGGTGTGTTTAACTTTGAAGGTGGGTGTTACGCAAAATGTATCCACCTATCTATAGAAACTGAACCACAAATTTTTAAAAGCATTCGTTTCGGAGCTATTCTTGAAAATGCTATATTAGATGAAGGAACTAGACAACCAGATTATGATGATAAGAGCTTAACTGAAAATACTCGAACTGCTTATCCAATTGAGCATATTGAAAATGCAGTAATACCAAGTATGGCTGGACACCCGAACGTGATTATCTTTTTGACTGCTGATGCGTTTGGAGTACTACCGCCAATTTCTAAACTTACCAAAGAGCAGGCGATGTATCATTTTCTTTCTGGTTATACTAGTAAACTTGCAGGTACAGAGAGAGGTGTGACTAAACCGGTAGCAACTTTTTCAACATGCTTTGGAGCACCTTTCTTGCCTTTACAGCCTAGTGTTTATGCTAGACTTCTCGGTGAAAAAATCGAGAAATTTAATACGAATGTTTTTCTTGTCAACACCGGTTGGAGCGGTGGACCATACGGAATTGGAAAACGGATGGATTTAGGCTTGACTCGCACAATGATTACAGCTGCTATAACTGGTGAATTAGATAAGGTAGCATTTATTCCAGATCCAATTTTCGGGATGTTCGTACCTCAATATTGTCCTGGCGTTCCTAAAATTGTGTTGAATCCTCGTAATACTTGGGAAAATAAAAATGCATACGATAAACAGGCTAATGAATTAGCAGAGCGATTTAAAAAGAACTTTGAAAAATTAACAAATAATGATCCTGATGTAAAAGCAATATCTGTTTCAAAGTAA
- a CDS encoding HD-GYP domain-containing protein produces the protein MRLTTLDHCPAGVRLAKSIYNERGSVLLAEGTELTAPLLSALKRYSIFTIYIEDEASEGIEIVEAIPEELRNEAINVVTDGLNTIADLRITNIQGMIKTEKAIQSFKKIFKEILACLKDNQTVLNLLATTKIHDNYLYNHCVNVTIYSCQLAIENSLPIKNIEEIGLGAMLHDLGKLYIPPQILNKPGQLTNEEFDIVKKHSQAGFDILRKVHGIPIPVAHCAYQHHERLDGLGYPRGLKDNDIHKYSKILSVADVFDAVTSHRVYRPAMLPHTGLELLYAGSGTQFESRQVELFKGCIAIYPQGLTVKLNDGRTGIVTNYNFNAAGRPQVRIIRNEENQPIKAMYEIDLSANDHLTLHIVEADTLL, from the coding sequence ATGAGGTTAACAACATTAGATCATTGTCCAGCAGGAGTTAGATTAGCTAAATCGATTTACAATGAACGTGGATCAGTTTTGTTAGCTGAAGGAACTGAACTTACTGCTCCGCTATTATCAGCCTTAAAAAGATATAGTATTTTTACAATTTATATAGAAGATGAAGCTTCAGAAGGAATTGAAATTGTCGAAGCAATACCTGAGGAGTTACGTAATGAAGCAATCAATGTTGTTACAGATGGCTTAAATACAATCGCTGATTTAAGAATTACAAATATTCAAGGTATGATTAAGACAGAAAAGGCAATTCAAAGCTTTAAAAAAATATTTAAAGAAATCCTTGCTTGTTTAAAGGATAATCAAACGGTCTTAAACCTACTGGCAACGACCAAAATTCATGACAATTATTTATATAATCACTGCGTAAATGTAACCATTTATTCTTGTCAGTTAGCAATCGAAAATAGCTTGCCAATAAAGAACATTGAGGAAATCGGTTTAGGAGCAATGTTACATGATTTAGGGAAATTATATATTCCACCACAAATATTAAATAAGCCTGGACAACTGACAAATGAAGAATTCGATATAGTGAAAAAACATAGTCAGGCAGGTTTTGATATTCTTAGAAAAGTTCATGGAATTCCAATACCTGTTGCTCATTGTGCATATCAACACCATGAAAGACTTGATGGGCTAGGTTATCCCCGAGGGTTGAAAGATAATGATATTCATAAATATTCAAAAATTCTTTCTGTCGCCGATGTATTTGACGCGGTCACTAGTCACAGAGTTTACCGTCCAGCAATGTTGCCTCATACTGGACTTGAATTACTATATGCAGGAAGTGGTACTCAATTTGAAAGTAGACAGGTTGAACTTTTTAAAGGTTGTATTGCGATTTATCCCCAAGGATTAACCGTCAAATTAAACGATGGTCGAACAGGGATTGTCACTAACTATAATTTTAATGCTGCTGGCCGGCCTCAAGTTAGAATTATTAGAAATGAAGAAAATCAACCAATAAAGGCAATGTATGAAATTGATTTATCAGCTAATGATCATTTAACTTTACATATTGTTGAGGCTGATACCTTATTATGA
- a CDS encoding TetR/AcrR family transcriptional regulator yields MKKKKVPSIIKDQRLVEYRRNQIISASVTLFKEKGFHRTTTREISKACGFSIGALYEYIGSKEDVLFLVCDAIFDEVINRFTPHLETDVVGIERLKLVIDSYFRVVDQMQDETLVMYQETKALDDETKPYVFQKDQLMLESIERVIRECVEGGSLHLSENQIKLASHNIIVSGHMWAFRRWNLEQLYTIDEYIELQTNQLLYGLGSLTPVKDTSTI; encoded by the coding sequence TTGAAAAAAAAGAAAGTTCCTTCGATCATTAAGGATCAACGACTAGTTGAATATAGGAGAAATCAAATTATTAGTGCCTCAGTAACTCTATTTAAAGAAAAGGGATTCCACCGCACTACAACAAGAGAAATTTCTAAAGCATGTGGATTTAGTATTGGAGCCTTGTATGAATATATTGGTTCAAAGGAAGATGTTCTGTTCCTTGTTTGTGACGCAATCTTTGATGAAGTAATCAACCGATTTACCCCCCATCTTGAAACAGATGTGGTTGGGATCGAACGATTAAAATTAGTGATTGACTCTTACTTTAGAGTTGTCGATCAAATGCAAGATGAAACGCTTGTTATGTATCAAGAAACAAAAGCATTGGATGATGAAACCAAGCCATATGTATTTCAAAAAGACCAATTGATGTTGGAAAGTATTGAGCGAGTGATCAGAGAGTGCGTTGAGGGTGGATCTTTGCACCTTAGTGAAAATCAAATTAAACTAGCCTCTCATAATATTATCGTCAGTGGGCATATGTGGGCTTTCCGGCGCTGGAATTTAGAACAATTATACACAATTGACGAGTATATTGAGTTACAAACCAATCAATTACTTTATGGTTTAGGAAGCCTAACACCTGTCAAAGACACTTCAACCATTTAG
- a CDS encoding M14 family metallopeptidase — MNIRVRQGDTFWYYSQLFTISLPLIIDSNRNVNPAAIQVGQIIRIPGFYVNFYTIQPGDTFWSISNRLGFNFDMLQLLNSTLNPYALQIGQRINVPVRVVQPIVRGKRRYDYDAVMNDIRQLFEIYPFMDNTSIGNSVMGKEIVELRIGRGTKNVHLNGSFHAHEWITTPILMQTLNEYLLALTNRGTIRGLYMPPYYDSVLLSLVPMVNPDGVDLVIHGAPEEEPYRSNVLAINNLRTDFSGWRANIRGVDLNNQYPALWEEEAARKPSQPAPRDFPGYRPLSEPESIAIADLTRRGNFDRVLAYHTQGKVIYWGFQGLEPPESRLIVNEFARVSGFQAIQYVDSFAGYKDWFIQEWRRPGFTIELGRGVNPLPIADFDEIYQENLGIFLASLYM; from the coding sequence ATGAACATTAGAGTACGACAAGGCGATACTTTTTGGTATTATAGTCAACTGTTTACTATCTCTTTACCGTTAATTATTGACTCTAATCGAAATGTAAATCCAGCTGCAATACAGGTTGGACAAATTATTCGTATACCTGGTTTTTATGTGAATTTTTACACCATCCAACCTGGAGATACATTCTGGAGCATTTCTAATCGATTAGGTTTCAACTTTGATATGCTGCAATTGTTAAATTCAACTCTAAATCCATACGCACTACAAATAGGTCAGAGGATTAACGTGCCAGTTCGAGTCGTACAACCAATAGTACGTGGAAAAAGGCGATATGATTATGATGCAGTCATGAATGATATCCGTCAACTTTTTGAAATATATCCCTTTATGGATAATACTTCTATTGGGAATTCCGTCATGGGGAAAGAAATCGTTGAATTACGTATTGGTCGTGGTACGAAAAACGTCCATCTAAACGGTTCATTTCACGCTCACGAGTGGATTACCACGCCAATATTAATGCAAACACTAAATGAATACTTACTTGCTTTAACAAACAGAGGGACGATAAGAGGACTTTATATGCCTCCATACTATGATTCTGTTTTATTATCGCTAGTTCCAATGGTTAACCCCGATGGAGTTGATTTAGTTATTCATGGAGCCCCTGAGGAAGAACCCTATCGAAGTAATGTGTTAGCGATTAATAACTTAAGGACTGATTTTTCAGGATGGCGAGCTAATATCCGTGGTGTCGATTTGAATAATCAATACCCAGCACTATGGGAAGAGGAAGCGGCCCGTAAACCAAGTCAGCCAGCGCCACGAGATTTCCCTGGATATCGTCCTTTGTCAGAACCAGAATCAATTGCGATCGCCGATTTAACGAGAAGAGGAAATTTCGATCGAGTTTTAGCTTATCATACACAAGGAAAAGTAATATACTGGGGTTTCCAGGGATTGGAGCCACCGGAAAGTAGATTAATTGTAAATGAATTCGCTAGAGTAAGCGGCTTTCAAGCAATTCAATATGTCGATAGCTTTGCAGGCTATAAAGACTGGTTTATTCAAGAATGGAGAAGACCTGGCTTTACTATTGAATTAGGTAGAGGTGTTAACCCATTACCAATCGCCGATTTTGATGAAATCTATCAAGAAAATCTCGGGATATTTTTAGCAAGTTTATATATGTGA
- a CDS encoding LLM class flavin-dependent oxidoreductase: MSNIQIPVSVLNLAPIREGQEVKEAIDAMVDLAQATEKMGYTRFWIAEHHNTPRLVSSATSILIKHTLEHTEHIRVGSGGIMLPNHSPLVVAEQFGTMATIYPNRLDLGLGRAPGTDMMTASALRRSQNDSIYTFPDDVKALLTYFGPEELQGTIKAYPGVGTDVPIYILGSSTDSAVLAAKLGLPYVFASHFAPRYMDEAISIYRNQFQPSEHLDSPYMIVCLNVIAAESDEEAKFESTTMQQFFLNIVRGTQTPLSPPVEDMDLIWSQPEKEMAAFRSRFTMLGGKDSIREQLMSFQEKYNVDEIMAVSYIYDPDKQKRSYELLKEVVDGN, encoded by the coding sequence ATGTCAAATATACAAATACCTGTATCGGTCTTAAACTTAGCACCTATTCGTGAAGGACAGGAGGTTAAAGAAGCCATAGATGCAATGGTCGATTTGGCGCAAGCGACTGAGAAAATGGGCTATACACGATTTTGGATTGCTGAGCATCATAATACACCAAGACTAGTGAGCTCAGCTACTTCGATTTTAATTAAACATACCTTGGAACATACAGAACACATCCGTGTTGGGTCTGGCGGGATCATGCTACCTAATCATTCCCCTTTGGTAGTGGCTGAACAATTTGGTACCATGGCAACAATCTATCCTAATCGATTGGACTTGGGACTAGGCCGGGCTCCTGGTACAGATATGATGACTGCAAGTGCACTAAGACGATCTCAAAATGACTCTATCTATACATTTCCAGATGATGTAAAAGCTTTGCTTACGTATTTTGGACCTGAAGAGCTTCAAGGTACTATAAAAGCTTATCCAGGTGTTGGGACAGATGTTCCGATTTATATCCTCGGTTCATCGACGGATTCAGCTGTTTTAGCAGCTAAATTAGGTTTGCCGTATGTATTTGCTTCCCACTTTGCACCAAGATATATGGATGAAGCCATTTCAATTTATCGTAATCAATTCCAGCCATCTGAACACCTGGACTCTCCATACATGATCGTATGTCTTAATGTGATTGCAGCTGAAAGTGATGAAGAGGCCAAATTCGAATCGACAACGATGCAGCAATTTTTCTTGAATATTGTACGTGGCACTCAAACGCCGTTAAGTCCTCCAGTAGAAGACATGGATCTGATTTGGAGTCAGCCTGAGAAAGAAATGGCTGCATTTAGATCTCGTTTTACTATGTTGGGAGGTAAAGATTCGATCCGTGAACAGTTGATGAGTTTTCAAGAAAAGTATAATGTGGACGAAATCATGGCTGTATCTTATATTTATGATCCTGACAAACAAAAACGTTCTTATGAACTTTTAAAAGAAGTGGTTGATGGAAATTAA